A section of the Deinococcus multiflagellatus genome encodes:
- a CDS encoding VUT family protein codes for MNHSPARGLLAPLPLLLIALYALSILLANLTLNTFIPLPVFGLLSVGTIFFAAVFTLRDRIHRAGGLNAVYIAIGAALLVNTVFALVTGTEWRFIGASFLAILVGELADTAVYQRFIRRSWWTRVLASNAVSVPLDSILFTLLAFWGIKTNNEILQIIFADIVAKYLIAALFAFRLRHAARSAAA; via the coding sequence ATGAACCACTCTCCCGCTCGGGGCCTGCTTGCCCCGCTGCCCCTGCTCTTGATTGCTCTGTACGCGCTGAGCATTCTGCTCGCCAACCTCACGCTGAATACCTTCATTCCGCTGCCGGTGTTTGGGCTGCTGAGTGTGGGCACCATTTTCTTCGCCGCCGTGTTCACCCTGCGCGACCGCATTCACCGCGCCGGGGGCCTGAACGCGGTGTACATCGCCATTGGGGCAGCTCTGCTGGTCAATACGGTGTTTGCCCTGGTGACGGGCACGGAATGGCGTTTTATCGGCGCCAGCTTCCTGGCGATTCTGGTGGGCGAACTGGCCGATACCGCCGTCTACCAGCGCTTTATCCGCCGCAGCTGGTGGACCCGGGTGCTGGCCAGTAATGCCGTCAGCGTGCCGCTGGACTCCATTCTGTTTACCCTGCTGGCGTTCTGGGGCATCAAAACGAACAACGAGATTCTCCAGATCATCTTCGCCGACATCGTGGCCAAGTACCTGATCGCCGCGCTGTTCGCTTTCCGGTTGCGGCACGCGGCCCGCTCTGCCGCCGCATGA
- a CDS encoding arginase produces the protein MLLSVDWDAFSGTRELVFDAPIWGTRDREEDRLAAWTARAQRRGGEGDPAAPWAALDADFPLYPGWAALRAYAGVPTWLTLSHADAWAWLERFPGHAVLNLDSHHDLASFSGDPARVRPGNWAGLGLRSGLIRQVNTLYPHWHAGLPVAEGFDLARTWTEVSPLLPADLHGRVTLTRQAAPGAGLPDPAEVRALLLVQSPAWTSPAHDPALRELAGALRAQVLVPPLWRS, from the coding sequence CTGCTGCTGAGTGTGGACTGGGACGCCTTTTCGGGCACCCGGGAACTGGTGTTCGACGCGCCGATCTGGGGCACCCGTGACCGCGAGGAGGACCGGTTGGCCGCCTGGACCGCGCGGGCGCAGCGGCGTGGGGGAGAGGGGGACCCCGCCGCCCCCTGGGCCGCCCTGGATGCCGATTTTCCGCTGTACCCCGGCTGGGCGGCGCTGCGGGCCTACGCGGGGGTGCCCACCTGGCTCACCCTCAGCCACGCGGACGCCTGGGCGTGGCTGGAGCGGTTTCCCGGCCACGCCGTGCTGAATCTGGATTCGCACCACGACCTCGCCAGCTTTTCCGGCGATCCAGCGCGGGTGCGTCCGGGCAACTGGGCGGGGCTGGGGCTGCGCTCTGGGCTTATCCGGCAGGTGAACACGCTGTATCCCCACTGGCACGCGGGGCTGCCCGTGGCCGAGGGATTTGATCTGGCCCGCACCTGGACCGAGGTCTCGCCGCTGCTGCCCGCCGACCTGCATGGCCGCGTCACCCTGACCCGGCAGGCGGCCCCCGGCGCGGGCCTGCCCGACCCAGCGGAGGTGCGGGCGCTGCTGCTGGTGCAGTCCCCGGCCTGGACCAGCCCGGCCCACGACCCGGCGCTGCGCGAACTGGCCGGGGCGCTGCGGGCCCAGGTGCTGGTTCCCCCCCTCTGGCGGTCATGA